The region tattatttaattaatttcttctcCCCAAatcctctcttctctctttttgccggtcccttccttttttttttttaaagatcatTGGATCTTATCCTCTCCTCCGTCAAATCCTAACCAAGTCAGGATGAAGATAAAacgaaaattcaaaattttaaaattgtaattaatcaatagtttttttgttttattattattattatatttttttaattaatttcaaattcaaaatttgaaatttaaattttctttttttttatcatttttttgttcGTCCTCTTTTTCACGCGGATGCCTAAACAggataagatttttatttaaaaatttaaaaatttttaaattttaattttaatttttaattaatttttttaattttaattttaatgtttaattattattatttttttaaatccaatttgcctcgggatatgtgtttggaTGCCTCGGTATTTGTACTTTCTcaaatcgcctcgagatccgttcTCATGTCtcataaaatttaggattgcctcgagatgtgtgtttgggctatcctaagatttgagattgcctcgagatagggGTTCTCAggggtaatcttgtaatttgcctttatgcctcgagatatgttctcaagggcaattttgtaatttgcattttgtatttaacttggaatttgcattctagtccaaaacaatccaataatcaattaagattaagattaggacatttaaattttaattctaaatatatctacgattaggatatattagaatttaaattaaattggaatttggtttccattaggacattgaattttattaggacatgcgttatattatttatatataaacacttaCAATGTGCCACCCATGATCAAACTTGAACCCTTTCTTATAGTTAGGATCGTCCAAAAGCATTCTCTTTGCTCGATTCATCTGTAAAGGAtgttatgaattatatatttgtaaaaatataaatttatgaagaataaaatatataaaatacttaCAATATCTTCGTCTGATGCACCACTCGGATTTAAATTTTTCACTTGTCGAATACATCCGTTCAATTTCTTCACTGCCTTTTCTATTGTCTGCATCCGGCACTATAAAGACCGAGCAGAATGTTCCACCCAAGATTTATCTCTTGTCAAATTGTATTGCTCCTCCTGCTCATGACGTTATTCAAGCAAATGAGTACCATATGGGCTATTATTTAGCTGATAACATATATCCAAAATGGTATACTATTGTACAAACTATTCATCAACCACGACCtccaaagaaaaaatattttgcaatgaCACAAGAAGCATGCAGAAAAGATGTCGAGAGGGTATTTGGTGTTCTACAATCTCGTTTTGCAATTGTGGCAGAACCAACACGGTTTTGGAGGAAAAATATCTTACATGACATAATGACTGCATGCATTATTATGCACAACATGATAGTTGAGGATGAACGAGATCTCAATGCACCAATCGTGGATGTAAGTGAAGTGCCGACCCCAGTAGTTGAATTGGTACAAGATGAAGATGCTCgatttgaacaatttcttggtCGTTACAGGAAAATTAAGGACAAAGACGCTCATATTGCACTTCGCAATGCATTGATTGAACATTTGTGGTTGCGCTATGCAAATAACAAAGATAATTAAAAGCTTGTGTGCtactttagtttttaataatgtgttgttttcactaatggtgcttgtttgtatgttatgtttttattaaataattaatgtgatgtaatgtttgtatttatatttgtagtttatcagtcaaattttatatttaataaatatttataaaaaatataaaaataaaatttatattttaaaataatataatatttaaattcaatggttaaaagtgaaaaaattaaagatgattaaatttattactagtatgaatataaaagtgtgaagtgagaagaatattctattttagagttaaaaatagagatgatggTTGGAGAAATTTTATCTGTAAGTAATCATGATTTTGGTGATCAAGcgccaaatatagagttttgggttggagatggcctaaTATGTGGATTTTGGGTTCCTGCATCAAGTANNNNNNNNNNNNNNNNNNNNNNNNNNNNNNNNNNNNNNNNNNNNNNNNNNNNNNNNNNNNNNNNNNNNNNNNNNNNNNNNNNNNNNNNNNNNNNNNNNNNNNNNNNNNNNNNNNNNNNNNNNNNNNNNNNNNNNNNNNNNNNNNNNNNNNNNNNNNNNNNNNNNNNNNNNNNNNNNNNNNNNNNNNNNNNNNNNNNNNNNNNNNNNNNNNNNNNNNNNNNNNNNNNNNNNNNNNNNNNNNNNNNNNNNNNNNNNNNNNNNNNNNNNNNNNNNNNNNNNNNNNNNNNNNNNNNNNNNNNNNNNNNNNNNNNNNNNNNNNNNNNNNNNNNNNNNNNNNNNNNNNNNNNNNNNNNNNNNNNNNNNNNNNNNNNNNNNNNNNNNNNNNNNNNNNNNNNNNNNNNNNNNNNNNNNNNNNNNNNNNNNNNNNNNNNNNNNNNNNNNNNNNNNNNNNNNNNNNNNNNNNNNNNNNNNNNNNNNNNNNNNNNNNNNNNNNNNNNNNNNNNNNNNNNNNNNNNNNNNNNNNNNNNNNNNNNNNNNNNNNNNNNNNNNNNNNNNNNNNNNNNNNNNNNNNNNNNNNNNNNNNNNNNNNNNNNNNNNNNNNNNNNNNNNNNNNNNNNNNNNNNNNNNNNNNNNNNNNNNNNNNNNNNNNNNNNNNNNNNNNNNNNNNNNNNNNNNNNNNNNNNNNNNNNNNNNNNNNNNNNNNNNNNNNNNNNNNNNNNNNNNNNNNNNNNNNNNNNNNNNNNNNNNNNNNNNNNNNNNNNNNNNNNNNNNNNNNNNNNNNNNNNNNNNNNNNNNNNNNNNNNNNNNNNNNNNNNNNNNNNNNNNNNNNNNNNNNNNNNNNNNNNNNNNNNNNNNNNNNNNNNNNNNNNNNNNNNNNNNNNNNNNNNNNNNNNNNNNNNNNNNNNNNNNNNNNNNNNNNNNNNNNNNNNNNNNNNNNNNNNNNNNNNNNNNNNNNNNNNNNNNNNNNNNNNNNNNNNNNNNNNNNNNNNNNNNNNNNNNNNGCCCAAGATTTGACAGCCGTTGTGATGTAGAGCTTGTGGGAGGGGATGTCAGGAGAGACGACTGAGgtggagagaaagagagaaggagagaggCGGCTGAGGCATTGAGAAGGAGATAAGGAAGTGGCTGAGGCAGAGAGAAGAGGAGAAActaagaaaaagatgagaaaggcGGCTGCTACAAGGGTTTTGGAGTTTTATGATCTAGGGTTATCTCAAAACCTATCCTGCCCGTTGAATaattggtttttcttttcttttttaaaaacaaaacctgGCCATTGAatcattgttctttttttctttttgataaacAAATCAAGCCGTTGATGATTTATTTAGAGttttattaaaagatattataaattaaaataacaaatataaataacaaattttatattattattatactataattatattttctatcctattatattattatttaatgttataatttatatttttataaattattgttaatatCAGTCCATCTTTGAGTTGACTAGCGTCGTAACTTTGATCCCTAATGTTTAGGGTTTGTCAAATTAATACCCAAATTAGCTCTTATAATCTTGTTTTTGGATATTAGTATATTTGCTATTATTAATTAAGACTTTTTCTTTAGCATGTACTATAATAAATtgcaataaatttattataaaagttatatttaaacataaaatataattatttgcatttacaatgaatattttatatcatatcctaaattcaaattgttatacaaataaattatataaaattataaataaatatcttcaattcattaatgataaattaatttcaacaaaatcTTACAATTTTATCTCCACTAATGAATCCTATGAGATTTAGTTTcaacaatttaaacaatatccttattcaataaaatttagaatataTGACATATCATTTACTCCTAACCATAATCATATTTGAAGTTTTTTGGATCTATAACTTaagttttgtaaatattttcgTAGAAActacattttaataattatttttatataattttattttcaaaattgttctaatatatatatatatatatatatatatatatgcatatgtataatGTAGCCATGTAACTTTGTTTTTACTATAAATATACACCTAATAACTAAACTTTTGAAGGGTATTTAAGAAATTGGATGATAATGTGATATAAAATAAGTCAAATGATGATAACACTATATACAACTTAACTAAAATTACTATGAATCCCCTGCTAGATGCTAGCACCCCTGGTCTTGGTTCCGTCACTAGGTTATAATGTGATATGACAATAACACTATATACTACTCAAGTATCTATTATTAATAGCCCATTAGCCCTAAATTATACtcctatataatatataaataacatatatacacacacacacgatACTTACACTAAGTATTTAATACCTAATTCTAAATTTCTAATAATCCAATTATGTATAAAACAATAAGTACATGATAATACATTTGCTTATACTCTATATTCatattatatactatatacctatataatatattatttaataaattaatttggtAATTCAAATTTGGTAAATCAGTACCCTATATCACTTCcgaattcaaaatcaaaatcagttATTACCTAATTAAAAATCTCATTACCCATTTCATACCATATTACAATTCCGTTGAATTCGGTAGCAACCGAATTTGTACCAAATACCGTATACCCGATTTCAAATTaccaaatttaatttgaaattggGTATGAATTTGGTACAGACCAAGTTTGCACACCCTTAATCAGAACTCTTTATACGGGAAGTTCTTCGACAAACTTCCCCCGTTTGATCAGGTGAAGTCTTCTCTGGTGTCTAAATGGGCGGAGTATggtgaaaaatatgatttttgacCTCCTAaaagattttcttttaattcaatGTCCCTCTCATTCTGTGATGCAACGTCTCCTTACTGATGGTCCATGGTAGATTAATAGCATAATCCTTCAGCTCTTTTCATGGCAGCCATTCTTTGAACCTGCTTTTGCCAAACTTACCACAGCGCCATCTGGGTTCAGCTCCATAATCTTCTTGTTGATTTTTGGGACGATAAGTCCATGGAATCAGTAACAACCCATCTCTGTCATCTACTAAAAATCAATGATCTCACCCTTTCATTAACTTGATCCAAAATTTTCCCAAGTATACATTGAGATAGATCTTTTTAAGCCTCTAAGCTGAGGTTTTTTGCTTGAAGATGATTCTCATCGTATTTTTGTGGTTGTTCTCTATGAGTGttttcctatgttttgttatgtttgtgGTGTCATAGGACATAGTTCTAACTCCTGCTCTCATGCGGTGGTGACCGGGCAAACCGGACCTCTCCACCCCTCCAGCTTTCTTGGGGATCGGAGGTAGGTTTGAGTCAACCTGTGGATGTTGTTGCCAGAGACACGAAAATGGACAACCCTCATGTTGAATCTCAGATGCCAGATATCACAGGTGACCTCTATAATTCTCCAATAGACTCTGATTTAGACTTCTGGAGGCTAGTTTCTCGCTAGCGCGGAGGTGCCTGTAGTCACGGGACCGGACTTCATGCTGTTCGTGTGACTGGAGATGTGGCAGCTGTTGAGAATATTGGCCCTAACAGTTCCCAGGATGCATCTTTTTGTGGGACACGTGGAGCCTTCAGGGGTCGTGGTCGTGGCGGTGCCCTTATTTCTCGTGTTGTTCATGCCCAATACTTTAACACTGATATGACCCTAATGGATGATTGTCTTGTCATTGCAAATCCTCCCGTTGATTTTCCCTGTGTAGGTCAACATATTCTTGAAGATTGCATCAgtcaagatgatgatgattcagATTACTCGAATGAGGATATGCCTGATGATGAAGGACCGGATGATTTGATGACCCTTGATCAACTTCAGGATGGGGTTCGCCGGGATGCTCTGATTCGAAAGGGTTCTCACGTGATGCTTGCTTTTCAGAAGAAGGGAAGAGTTGAGGTCGGCGAGCCTAGCTCCTgatcttctctttctcttctatggtgtttttgtattctttcttaCCTCTTTTATGGAAGCGTTCTCACTTTTTGTCATTgctcttttcatttttgtttttatgaataaagCTAACATAATCTGTTGGAATTGTAGGGCATCTCGTATCGTGATACTTCTACTTGTGTTTTGCGTCTCATTCGGAAGCATAGACCCATGATTGTCTGTTTGGTTAAAACAAGAGCTGATTCTGAGTGTGTTGACAGGTTTTGCATTAAGACGCCTCACAACTGGGGCTAGGCTGCATTAGTCAGCTTTCCCCCATCGCTGTGTCCCGGAGAGCTTTACACTTGGTTATTTCTCCTGATTCTTCTCTTAACTGGCTTATTTCTGTTGTTTATAATTCTAATCACATTCGTGCCTAATGCTCTCTCTAGATGAGCTTTCTAAAATATCTTCTCTTGATCTCGATCCCCTGGCTCATTGTGGGTGACTTCAACTCTATAATCACCACAAATGAGCACATAGGGGgatatttttagtattattcCCGTAAAGCCagttttttcttggattttattgattttaacaatcttttttatttaaatttctccTGTTTTAGATTCACTTGGTGCAACAATCAATCCAGATTTGCTTGTCGCTGGGCTCGGTTAGACTGTTGCTTAGTGAATCTTGCTTGGTTTTCTTGCTTTCAATCTTATTCCCTGACTCATTTTCCTCGTGTCTTCTCTGATCACACTCCATTACCTCTCTCTGTGTATGCTTGTTTTTCATCATTGTAtcaattttcattttgaaaagtTTTGCTTTGATTACCTAGACTATCACAATGTTGTTAGGGAAGCCTGGAATTTTTTGCCCCACGAGAACCCCATGCATGCGTTTGCTCATTTTCTTTGTCGTTCCCTAGCCAAGATTAACTCTTGGAAGGCTACCGGTTTAACTTCCATTGATTTTGCTCTTAATGAAACTGAAGCCTCAATCTAGTCCTTGGAATGTTCTGGTTTCTTAGATTTTGATATATCTTCCCAGCTTAAGGACTGTTAGGCCATGTTTGCTTCTCTTCAAAGGCAGAACTCCATGTGATGGGCCCAGCGTGGTCGTCTCCTATAGCTTTGGGACGGAGGCCATAATACTATCAGGATTCGGTCCCATTTTAATTCTATTACTTAAATTCTCGATTCGAATGGTACCCCTAGTACTGATTGTTTTGATATTGAGCAAGTCTTCCTTAGCTTTTACTCTAATCTTTGGTTAGATCCTTCGGGCAATAGCTTTGCTAACATTCTTAATGCCTTGCCTAGTGATCTCCCGAGGCTTTCTGATTTAGAAGGTCTGGACCTTATCCGTGAAGTTACTCGGGAGGAAGTGTTTGCTGTTGTTCAAGAGCTACCCTTAAGTAAGTCCCCTGGTTCCGATGGCTTTAATACcgaatttttccattttttctggTCCAACATTGGGGGTCATCTTTTCTCTACTGTGAGTTATTTCTTCTCCAATTCTGTAATGCCTTTATCTTGGGGTAAGACTTACGTTGTTCTCATTCCCAAGAAAGATAATCCTCGTTTGGGTTATGATTATTGTCCCATTTCTCTTTACaacatttgatttaaaattatctctaaGATTTTATCCAATCGGCTTATAATTGTTTCTCCTAAGCTTATTAGTATTGAGCAAGTTGGGTTTGTGGCTGGTCGGTCctcttttgataatattattgctttgcaGTAGATTGTTCATTCgattgagcaagaaattaatGACCCCTCTAGGATGTTAGTCAAGATTGACATGAAAAAACCCATATGCTAGAAAAATTCATCTTGCCACCCTAACTAAGATGAATTTTTCTAGCATATGGTTTTCCTAGATCAACTCATGTCTTGGTTCTAGTTCCTTTTCATTCCTTATCATTGGGCAGCCTTCTCCCTGGATTTTCTCTTCCCGAGGAGTCCGCCAGGAAGATCCCATTTCTTCTTACTTGTTCATCCTTGTTTCTCAAAACCTCTCCTTTCTTCTTAATTTTACTCTTAATATTGGTATGATTCCTAGTTTCAATAGCAACCTCAATTATAACTTAAACCATTTGatgtatgctgatgatttgATTCTTATCACTTGAGCTTCTAGACTTGCTGCTAGAAATATTAATCTTTGTCTCTCCATCTATAACATGATTTCTTGTCAGCAGTCCAATATTGCCAAGtctgtcatttattttttgtcttggttaattaacaaaattttgaagAGTATTTGTTCTATCCTCAACTTCAAAATTGCTTGCTTCCCTCTTTCTTATTTGGGAGTACTTATTTCTCCTAAACggtttcctattttttctttcaagcCATTGTGGACAGGATCCACCGTTCTTGTTCCCGATGGAATCATTTTAAGTTTTCTATGGGTGCTAAGACTACTTTGATTAACTCGCCCCTCCTCTCTGTTCCTACTTGCTTTCTATTACCTAATTCCTGATTCTATTCTCAAAGAAATCCATAAGATTGTTAGGGCTTTCTTTTGGCACAAGGGTCGCAATTGAAAGGGCTTCCATGTTGTTTCTTGGAGTTGTATTATTGATCCTAAAACTGAGGGAAGCCTTGCTCTTAAGAATTTCCTTATTGCCAAACATTCTCTTCAAGCTAAGCATGTGTTCAAGTTATTAAATTCAGCTGATTCCATCTGGGTTAATATCCTTCATCTTAAGTTGTATTACTGATCCTAAAACTGAGGTGGGCCTTGCTCTTAAGAATTTCCTTATTACCAAACATTCTCTTCAAGCTATGCATGTGTTCAAGTTATTAAATTCAGCTGATTCCATCTGGGTTAATATTCTTCATCTTAAGTATGGTCAGATTGATTTTTGGAAGGACGCTATTCCCCAAAATTACTCTTGGTTCTTTAGAGGACTTTGTAGAGTAGCTGCTGTTCTTAAACCTCACTTTTGGATTAATTCTGTTAATCCTCTTTGTACCTCATTTCTGATGGATCCTTGGTGTTTTGAGATCCCCTTGCCCTCAAGCTTACTTTCATTAACATGAATTTGAATCCAGATTTGCTCAATTGCTTAGAATTTATTTTGGATGGTAATTGGAATTATCATTCGTTGTCTAATCTTTTTGGTAACATGGTTGATGAGGTCTTTTAGAATCTTGGCCTTATTGATAACACTGAAGGCAATCATTGGGTTTGGGCGATTAGGCATTTCCTCTAGCTTGCTTTTAAAGGCCGAATCTCCACCAACTATTTTCTGCACTCTATCAATCTAGGTCCTAAAaacatgtgtatttttttatggtactCATTATGAAACAGCTGATCATCTACTTTATTATTGTGCCAAAGCCCAACGGGTTTGGAATATTAGCTTTGATCGAACTGCCACTCTTATTCATTTCCATAATGGCTTCGTTTCTTGCGATTGGCTTGTTAGATctaatatatctaaaaaaataaaatctctgATTGCAGTGACTGCCTGGTTTCTCTGGAAAACTAATTATGATGCAATTTTTCGTAACATTTCTCCTAATTTTAAGATTATTGCTCTCAGAGCCTTAAGTTATGCTCAGGACATCAATTTGTGAATGATCCCTGTCATGACGGCCAAGAAATTCTTAATTAGCTCATGTGAGCTTGTCtgactttttttatattgtctTTGTTTCTTAGTTTTTGTCTTTCTCTTTcagtttagaaaaaaatttattattttttatgttattttcttttttaataaaaaccttgGACTCCTTTCccccaataaataaataaatgctataAACTAACAATACTAAATAGGatgtacaataaaaaaaacgtACATCTCATCTTgcgaaaattttaaaactaacaaATCAACCAACTCCCTCAAAATCAAATGCAACTCTCAACTGTtgtttattattactattgtttATCCTCTTTCTACACCATTGTCTCTATCTTTATTACACCcttgtctctctctcttgttctcttatttttgttatctttttctTATGATTTATCTTACTCTTCATTCTCTGCCGACACTCTATGCAAAtccgaaaaaaaaacttattatatatatcctCATAATCacttccaaaaacaaaaaggaaaatttatataaatacaacGATCATATATATGGAACTACAGAGTACTTCATGAACCtcaaatcaaaagcaaagaaaattCCTTTTATTCCTCTTCAAAACCATTAAACAAGACAATGAACAAAGTAACAATTGTTacacatatataaacaaagttCAAGAGTTAGAAGATGACTTGTTAGTGGTGATGTTAGTGGCACAAGAAGTCTGATCAGTCTTAGAACTGGCTAAGTTAGTTTCAGAGATCTTTTGAGCTCCAGAGAAGAGCTCAACGGGCTCCGAATCGGAGATCTTGCCACCTTCCAATGGAGTACCATGCTTGTATCTTATCCTCAGCTGTTCATCTTCAGAGAGCTTGGCCTGAGCTGTGCCATACTTGATGTCATCTTTACTCTTCgccattttctcttcttctccttcctcctcttcctcttcttcactcaaattagggttagggtaaGGTTTTGatgttatatctatatttataggTTGGAAGATGGAAGAGGGAGAGTGTTGTGCTTATTAAAGAAGGTAGCCATGCATGCAGCTGTGAGTGACACGTTAGCCtggttgttttgtttgtgtcaTGCTCTCCTGGTAAGGGGATGTGTCAGGAGGGTTCTGGATTGCATTCCTTAatttgtttagttatttatttggcTTGGTAATTCAAAATAAACCATATTTATTTGCCTGAACTAGACTAGTAGATTATTGAAGATATATTACAATATATCACTGTATAAATTaggttttaaacataaaattcttCGGTTGTGGAGTTAGCCtattaaatatgatttaattatttagatatatatatatatatagtaattaaaatttaagcactattgattataaataataatagttaattaataaaaaaatcaatttaattgaaattaattaatttaaaactttgctaatttcatatataagttttttcttcaaaacaatTCAAACTTTCCAACTATTAACTTTAATCTCCTACCCTACtcaaatcatattaaattttaatcgTTAGAGGaacatttcaatataattttttcacaTTAGAGTTCATAGATTTGAAACGACCAACTTATTGGGTAATAacgtttttttgaaaaaaaaaataataaatatcttttaagTTGAGTAGTAGTAAAAATGTGATGGGCggttttgatgtatttaataGTATTGTCAATGAAATGATAATCTACTTCAATGTGCTTCATTGATTCATGAAAGATAAGATTGGCAATGATACGAAgaacatattaattattacaaaaaatcACATGGGCTTTACAAACATTGGCCCaacaaatacatggtttgggCCGCCACGGTAGCATCCGGCCGGCCGTACGTGTCATGCACGACCCACATCATTTGAAGCTATGCAGATGGAGGGCAGGTTACTCACCTAGACCATAATTCTGACATTAGAGTTGCAATGCTTATTAGGCATCAACTACAATACAATAGCACAACTCATAATAATCCGACCACCAATAATAAGTGAGTGGGCTCCTTTTTTCCTGTCCAGCTTTTAATTTGGGTCGACCAGTTAAaaaacatggatcacaaatcaaatttttaattactttatagacttcaagggattgtgggttccTAACTTTCATTAaaggcaagcccttaatgttaattactctGGATATTGTCGCAGGCAAGGGCGGAGCCAAAAATTATATAGGGGGgaactataaattttaaaataattaattaacaaaaattttaaattttaaattataaaatacatttatttttttaaataaaataagcaaaaattaagagaaataattaaaattaattaatatatcaaaataaatatttttctcaaaacttagatttttttatgattctgACTCAGTCGGCTTAAGATAACTAGAGGTCTAGAAcggaattttagaataaaacctataatttatttaataaaaattgattttattttgataaatacctatttgagatatttgtttatctttttatatactactaaaatcatgataaaatgatatatttaaaattaaagaataaaattcaacaaaataaaaatttaacaagaaaattgtaacaatataaaaaccacaaaagctcttatttataattaaaagaaataaatatttttgtatcttggtagtctttcaaaatttgatttttcaaaattattattaaaaaaatttaaagatgaggatttaaaaaaaaaataaagggcctAATGTAATTACTTCATTGGCTTTACCCTTAAGTTGATGTTGTTCTGATTTGTAAtggtaaaaatatagataatattttaaattaaaaaaattctcatctaTAGgacatatttaatttaataatttatctaaattcgtttaaatttcttttataaatttaatttttataaattatttatatttaagatcttattaattacaaaataaactaatatttaaatatttttgaaaattaataacttttatttaaacttctattaaattaatcataatttaaaaaaaaaaattatttattactaaatcaaAGCTTTAATATTTCTCATATCCCTAAAAATCAATGCACATTaatcaatcatatatatttttacaaattttcttaaataaataaatcattcaactgaataaagaaataaataaaatcattcaacagaaaaataaaataaaaaaatataaaataatgaaaatataaaaaatataaaattacataaagataaaaaattaaaaattaaaaatatatttaaaaaaaacattgaaaggAGGGGTAGAAAGGGGAGGGCGGACGGGGAGAGGGGGGCGGAAAGGGGGCAAGCAAGGCAAGGGCATCGGGAAGGGGGGCGAGAGGCCTTTGAAGAGAACGAGCGGGGTCAACAAACCCCGCCGACGCAGTGGGGCTGGCCCCTCGCCCCCTGTCGCTCGACCCTTGgtcgcaggaacctccgattaagaaataagtgtgaacaaggaaataaaatatggc is a window of Dioscorea cayenensis subsp. rotundata cultivar TDr96_F1 chromosome 5, TDr96_F1_v2_PseudoChromosome.rev07_lg8_w22 25.fasta, whole genome shotgun sequence DNA encoding:
- the LOC120260057 gene encoding uncharacterized protein LOC120260057; amino-acid sequence: MAKSKDDIKYGTAQAKLSEDEQLRIRYKHGTPLEGGKISDSEPVELFSGAQKISETNLASSKTDQTSCATNITTNKSSSNS